Proteins from one Sphingomonas sp. HF-S4 genomic window:
- the aroQ gene encoding type II 3-dehydroquinate dehydratase: MADTIYVLNGPNLNLLGLREPEIYGSATLDDIAGDLEDRARDLDLEIDLRQSNHEGHLIDWLHEAQARGAKAVLLNAGAFTHTSLALYDAIRAIKTPVIEVHLSNPHAREEYRHHSYVGMAAKGTIAGFGALSYTLALEAAARL, translated from the coding sequence TTGGCCGATACGATCTACGTCCTCAACGGCCCCAACCTCAATCTGCTGGGGCTGCGCGAGCCGGAGATCTACGGCTCGGCGACGCTCGACGACATTGCCGGCGACCTGGAAGACCGTGCGCGCGACCTCGACCTCGAGATCGACCTGCGCCAGTCGAACCACGAAGGCCACCTCATCGACTGGCTGCACGAGGCGCAGGCCCGCGGCGCCAAGGCGGTGCTGCTCAATGCCGGTGCGTTCACCCACACCAGCCTGGCGCTCTACGACGCGATCCGCGCGATCAAGACGCCGGTGATCGAAGTCCATCTCTCCAACCCGCATGCGCGCGAGGAATATCGTCACCACAGCTATGTCGGCATGGCGGCGAAGGGAACCATCGCCGGTTTCGGTGCGCTGTCCTATACGCTTGCGCTTGAAGCCGCGGCGCGTCTCTGA